The DNA segment AGCTTCGCGTCGCTGGCCGAGCTCGAAGCGACGCTGAGCAAGCGTTGCTGCGAGCTCGGCGAGCAGACCGAAATCATCCGAAGTACCACCTGCTTCCGGTGGTGGCCCACGGACGCAAATGCGTCAACTGTATAGCCGGATCTGGTATGAGAGATTCGAAGCATTCAGGACACCGCGCTCATTCGCGCCGAACGAGAACGGGCCGCGCCTCCGTCGGGAAGCGCGGCCCGTCCATCTTTGCCGAATCCGTGACCGTCAGCCGGCGGCGACGGGCTCGGGGGCGACGGCGCGGTTCAGGCGGTTGCGCAGCTCGTCCTCCTCGATCCCCAGCATCGTGGCGGCGCGGCCGTGGTCGCCGTCCACGAAGGAGAAGGTCTTGAGCACCAGCGTGCGCTCGGCCTGCTCCAGGCTGGTGCCCACGGGCAGGCGCACCTCGCGGTCGTCGCTGGTGATCAGCTCGTGCGCGCGCAGGTCGCCCAGCGTCACCTGGTCGGTGCGCGCCAGGATCACCGCGCGCTCGATGGCGTTCTTCAGCTCGCGGACGTTCCCCGGCCAGCGGTAGGTGTTGATGAACTCCAGCGCCTCGGCCGCGAACCCCTTGAGCGGCTTCTGGTTCTCCTCGGCGAAGCGGCGGAGGAAGTGCTCGGCCAGGATGCGCACGTCGCCGCGGCGCTCGCGCAGCGGCGGCAGCTGCAGCGGGATGACGGCCAGGCGGTGGTAGAGGTCGTCGCGCAGGTCGCCGTCCTCCAGCGCCTTCTGGATGTTCTTGTTGGTGGCGGAGACCACGCGGATGTCCACGTGGATCTCCTTCTTGCCGCCCAGGCGGCGGAAGGAGCGCTGCTCCAGCGCGCGCAGCAGCTTGACCTGGATGTCGGGCTCCATCTCGGCCACCTCGTCCAGGAAGAGCGTGCCGCCGTCGGCCAGCTCGAAGCACCCGGGCTTTTCGTTGATGGCCCCGGTGAAGGCGCCCTTCTCGTGCCCGAACAGCTCGTTCTCCAGGATCTCGCGGGGAAACGCGGCGCAGTTGATGGCGATGAACGGCCCCTTGGCGCGCCCGCTCTTGTCGTGGATGGCCCGCGCGACCAGCTCCTTCCCCGTGCCGCTCTCGCCCACGATGAAGATGCTGGCGGCGCTGGGGGCGGCGGCCTCGACCATCGAGTAGATCTCGCGCATCTCCTCGCTCTGGCCGATCAGGTCGCCGAAGCGGGTGAGGTTCTTGAGCTTCTCCTCGAGCTGCTTGTTGGCCTGCTTGACCCGGTACGCCTCGAGCGCCTTGGGCAGGAGCGCCTTCAGCCGCTCCACGTTCAGCGGCTTCTCCAGGTAGTCGTACGCGCCCTGCCGCATGGCCTGCACGGCCGTGTCGACCGAAGCCGAGCCGGTGATGATGATCATCTCCGAGGGCACGCCGGCCTCGCGCATCTTGCGGAACAGCTCCAGCCCGTCGAGCTCGGGCATGCGCAGGTCGGCCAGCACCACGCCGTAGCCGCCCTGGCTCACCATCTCCCACGCCTTCTTTCCGTCGGTGGCCGTGTCGACCTCGAAGCCGTCGTCGGC comes from the Longimicrobium sp. genome and includes:
- a CDS encoding sigma-54 dependent transcriptional regulator, whose amino-acid sequence is MAEKILVADDERHIVDGLQMLLADDGFEVDTATDGKKAWEMVSQGGYGVVLADLRMPELDGLELFRKMREAGVPSEMIIITGSASVDTAVQAMRQGAYDYLEKPLNVERLKALLPKALEAYRVKQANKQLEEKLKNLTRFGDLIGQSEEMREIYSMVEAAAPSAASIFIVGESGTGKELVARAIHDKSGRAKGPFIAINCAAFPREILENELFGHEKGAFTGAINEKPGCFELADGGTLFLDEVAEMEPDIQVKLLRALEQRSFRRLGGKKEIHVDIRVVSATNKNIQKALEDGDLRDDLYHRLAVIPLQLPPLRERRGDVRILAEHFLRRFAEENQKPLKGFAAEALEFINTYRWPGNVRELKNAIERAVILARTDQVTLGDLRAHELITSDDREVRLPVGTSLEQAERTLVLKTFSFVDGDHGRAATMLGIEEDELRNRLNRAVAPEPVAAG